The Panulirus ornatus isolate Po-2019 chromosome 8, ASM3632096v1, whole genome shotgun sequence genome includes the window GCAGAACCGTTTTACTCAACTGATGTTTCTAATGTATGATTTTAGCACAATCGATCCTGAGGTTATTTGCATTTTGGTAAAGATGTCTGGTTAGGATAACTTCTAATGTAATATAGTAACCTCTGCTTTGGTATAAGCATAAAGTagaagggggaagagaggaaTGGGAGGATTTAACTTCAATAATTCCATGGCTGCTTGCCCTTGGCAGGACCCTGGAAGAGAGGTTCACAGCAGCACAGATGTTAGAAGTGGAGTCCCTGAaatgtcgtgtggtggtggatcGTCTGGAGGATGAAGCAAGTAATGCCTACGGCGCCCTGCCCGAGCGACTCTTCATCATCCTGGATGGTGTTGTTGTTTACAAGGGCGAACAAGGACCCACTGGTTATAAGGTAAGGGTTGTGATCATTGATCATCTGCCTCGTATCCTCTTAAAACCAGGTACTCATCCTCTAGGGACGACCAAAAGGTAAACAGACGTTCGCGAGTTCAGTAGGTCCGCCCTGGGCCAGTCAGCAGACGCCACTGGACTGATATCATCGACCTACAACCCAAAGACTTTGCCCACGGCCTAACTGCTGCTTGGAGCTCACAATTCGCATATTATGGGCGAACCAACTCAAGGTGGTAACAGAAGGCGAAAATAAAAGTCTTTTCGAAAACGATGGGAAGGCCGAGCAGGAAGAGAAAACTTGGGAATAACTGCTACCGGAACATCGCCTTGGAGAGAAAAAGTCATCCAGTTGTCAAAATTTGCATTCTCTCATATGAGGTCTATCCTGCAAGCACGAAAGCATGCCCCCACATGGAGAAGGATCAGAGATAAGGACTGACCTCAGGTCAAAATATATGTGTTCAGTGTTGAATCTGAGTAAATCCTTCCGAAGGAGAACCCCCTAAACACACTGGGTAGATCCAGAACGTCAAGTTAAGGTACTTCCTGACGGAGGAAGGTGTGTACTAAACAGCCTCTGACTCGATTTCCTCCAATGATAGGTTTCTGAAGGCGGGGCCAAGGCAGAGGCCATCTCACATCATGTCGAACGGTATTTGACCTGACATGTAAAGTCATACACATTTTTCCATGAATTGCGTAAATTCATGCATTTAGGATATTGGGATTAAGAATTTGAATGATGGTGAGGCATATAAACCATGTCGAACCAACCAACAGGTTTTCTAAatccacatacagacacacgagGGGTACGAAGGACCAGGGTGTCCAAATGAAAGTTCCCCCTCCTGGCAGTCCTGATAAAGACATGAGGGTTTCTATGAGAAGCAACTGGTCGTGAGACACGAAGTTCTCTGCTGAAAAAATTCCAAGTttggaagaaggaaggaatgttCCTAATGATTTCATTCTTTGTCAAGAGACTGTAAGAAGACAAAATCTTGTGTCTGGACGGAGCATGAATTACTCAAACTGTTCCCCTAGGGCCCAAGACtttaagaatgaatatatatatatatatatatatatatatatatatatatatatatatatatatatatatatatatatatatatatatatatatacatatatatatgaacagaaaaactggaggaagtaaagtgttttagatatctgggagtggatctggcagcggatggaaccatggaagcggaagtagatcatagggtgggggagggggcgaaaatcctgggagccttgaagaatgtgtggatgtcgagaacattatctcggaaagcaaaaatgggtatgtttgaaggaatagtggttccaacaatgttgtatggttgcgaggcgtgggctatggatagagttgtgcgcaggagggtggatgtgctggaaatgagatgtttgaggacaatgtgtggtgtgaggtggtttgatcgagtaagtaacgtaagggtaagagagatgtgtggtaataaaaagagtgtggttgagagagcagaagagggtgttttgaaatggtttgggcacatggagagaatgagtgaggaaagattgaccaagaggatatatgtgtcggaggtggagggaacgagaagtgggagaccaaattggagatggaaagatggagtgaaaaagattttgtgtgatcggggcctgaacatgcaggagggtgaaaggagggcaaggaatagagtgaattggatcgatgtggtataccggggttgacgtgctgtcagtggattgaatcagggaatgtaaagcttctggggtaaaccatggaaagcggtgtaggtatgtatatttgcgtgtgtggacgtgtatgtatatacatgtgtatgggggtgggttgggccatttctttcgtctgtttccttgcgctacctcgcaaacgcgggagacagcggaaaaaaaaaaaaaaaaaaaaaaaaaaaaaaaatatatatatatatatatatatatatatatatatatatatattcttttcttctttttttctttcaaactattcgccatttcccgcattagcgaggtagcgttaagaacagaggactgggcctttgagggaataccctcacctggcccaattctctgttccttcttttggaaaaaaaaaaaaacgagaggggaggatttccagccccctgctccctccccttttaaagaCTTATttttcctatccctggggataggggagaaagaatacttcccacgtattccctgcgtgtcgtagaaggcgactaaaaggggagggagcgggggggctggaaatcctccacttttttttttttttaattttctaaaagaaggtacagagaagggggccaggtgaggatattccctcaagggcccagtcctctgttcttaacgctacctcgctaatgcgggaaatggcgaatagtatgaaagaaaaaaagaaatatatatatatatatatatatatatatatatatatatatatatatatatatatatatatatatcctttgtattCACTGAATTTACCACTAAACTATGAGATACAGTACATTAACACCATGAAATACTGCCTCGGAAAAAAAACAATACAGCTGAATAATATTCTTTAACAGAACAAAAGccatagaattttttttaaaaatatagtGTGATTTTAACGAATACATATTCATTACAGCTGAGCGAAGTCGACGACTGGCTCACAAACAAGAAGTTAGAGATGAAATAAGACTGTCCATCACGAGCGCTGGGATGGTTACAGGAACGAGACAGAGCCAACCTGGTGACGCACGAAATCGGCTACTGAAGCACAACAGGAAATGCTATGTGAACAATACTGGATATGTATGGATAATTGTGTGCAGACCAAGAAAGAATTCTTTATAGTCACTTTCGCATTACTTGATTGTTTAGGATATCATTCACTAGTAGTTTCTGGCTATTACGTATATCTTTGTGTATCATCAATAACTCTTTATTCTAATATTACTTATATCTCTTCACTATCCTTAAGTGCATGATGTATGTCTTCACACTAAtgatcagtgatatatatatatatatatatatatatatatatatatatatatatatatatacacagtcttcactatatattgtatgtgtattCTAGAGCGATTTCCTTGCATATGCTACATTATGACTATATTGTTTGCATTAGCACACACCATTGTTTGGTTTACCGCATAAGTCTGTGAAAAAATCTATTTTCCATGAAATATTTATGACAAAATCGATGACAGCTCCTTAAGATTTTCTTTTGTTGCGGCCAGGCAGCTTTATAGCCCCTAACGTGACACCTTCAGGGTGTGACCctaactaaacctttcattttcttAACTTACCTCCTTCCTAGCTCCAGGATCCCGTCTGTGTGTCTCCCGCAGCACTCAGGGAGCGGCCGGCCAGGTCCATAGGTTCGGGAAGTGTTCATGCCATATGTATTAATATGGGGAATGCATAATGCATATAAAATCTACATTTGTTTATGCCACCATGGATACTGAGATTATGCATTCGTAAGTACATCAAATTTAGAATATTAATCGTTGAGGCCCACTTCAAAATGTATAATGGACAATTTTCAAGCACCCAGACAGGAGGTTAAAGAATATAATTCTTACTACATAATTCATCTGTTCCCTCTCATTGATCtgtttaaattttcattttttttcactcccaaATATTTGTTATGTCCTGATTTTAAGATTTCATTTTAGTAAGAATAATAAATACCATGGCTTCTTGTATTCAGTCTTTTAAAAGTCGACAGTGTGAGGTATATATACTAGAACTGAGGTTCTCCCTTCTCTTCGTAGAAATCAATGTAATATTTAGTCTCGTGATGAATCAGCTTGGAATTCCGGAAAAAGCAAACTTCTCTCGGGTTAAATGGAAAATAAATATAGACTCAAGCTTGCATGCACATtcgcaagaatatatatatatatatatatatatatatatatatatatatatatatatatatatatatatagagtatgtCTGTAGTCACCTCATATCATTatacacacaaaatcacaaagaTGTAAGGGAAGCATCTTGCCGGATACTCTAAAGCTTCTTTCACGAACGGAAGTAATTGTAGTGTAATGCGAAGAAAAGTCATCTTCATGTACAAAGAATATTTCATAGGCCCATTCTTAATTACAGCACAGTTTAAAGCCGGAAAAAAAATGGCTAAGTATGTGCCATTTTTTCCCCCAGATACATCGATTTTGATATTCAGATCTAAACTGCAGCCATACATTAAAGACAAGTATGGCACCTTACATTATGGCCCTGGTCAGGAACTGATGACGCAAAAGCTTAAAGCTGAATAAGCCAGGTACATTGCTGACGACTTGACTGACCTGAGCCATGGTGAAGGGAAGTTAACATTCTACTTCATGGGCACTAATTGGTTACACTGAACTTTACTGGAAAATGTTAACTGATTGATTACAATCTTTTTGTTAAATCTCTTGACGCGTGCAAATAGATGTAGATAGCGAGTAAAAGGAGTGAATATTATCATTAAATCTGAAATGTGTTAAACCATATCTTTCTATCCTACAGTTTCACTGTAAACAGAGAATTAAACACATTAAGTAAAGTAAGGAACTGTTTAACGTCAAGGACAAGTGACGTTGGACTGTTCAGTCGACCAAGGGTAGGGTCCTAGTCTCAAAAGTATTCCATGATGTGTTATCATCCAAGATAGTAATATGATGAAAAAGAGGAGATATCAGGAGAGATTTGGTgaagaatggctaaaggtgagaggaTATGAAATTAAGGGAGAAGGCGAGTATTGGGGGGTATTTAAGAAAGCGTACTGACATGTCCAACATGTGGCACGCGTAGGGTGGAATGTAGGCTGGTATGTACGAGAGGGTAGTGGGCggtggatgaggaagtaaagttgttctGAAAGAGAACAGAGTTATATGGGCGTATTCTACATGGAAAGAGCAGcatcaggtcaagagaaaggtgcatggacTGAGAGTAATAGCAAACttcaggaaaaatgaaaaaaaaaatggaaggaggTTATAATGTaaggagaacaaatggaagcataaGATGGGGAAATTGTATCAGGTAAGGAAGAGGTGAGAGGAGTTGGGATGAGTATTGTGAGTGTTTGAATGAGTTGGATGATACGGTGGCAGATGTGCGTCGTCAGGGTTGGGGAAATATGCGAGGTGAGTCATGGCAATTGGGTTGTGAAAACTCGAGAGGTGGTCaaagccttgtataagatgaagtgtggcaaggcagctggagtggatgggaattCGGTTGGTAAAATATGATGGGTTGGTTAcgattatgaatatatgtatgactcatggtaaggtgtcaATCGGCGGATTATTTATACAGCGCCACTGGAAAAAGGCAAGATGGACAcaagtgaatgttcgaattataGGAGTCTATGTCTGTTgaatgtacctgataagttgtataagacagtggtgattgagagggtggtggcttgCAAAGAACATGATACTGAGGAGGACcactgtggtttcagg containing:
- the LOC139749742 gene encoding type I iodothyronine deiodinase-like isoform X3, giving the protein MANLERFREMTEEHSLVADFLMVYIAEAHPTDGWALRDNIAIAKHRTLEERFTAAQMLEVESLKCRVVVDRLEDEASNAYGALPERLFIILDGVVVYKGEQGPTGYKLSEVDDWLTNKKLEMK